Proteins from one Romboutsia sp. CE17 genomic window:
- a CDS encoding pyridoxal phosphate-dependent aminotransferase → MKDLGHGANTEIMAIKYNKNPKDILDFSSNINPKLIPNLESYILEGLKECTSYPDINYTRLRKNISDYIKVKPEFIIPGNGATEIIYLLMKSINKRLAIFNPTFSEYKRSAELNGLDILHLNLDKNNNFEINLENLKSNINNFDSLFVCNPNNPNGKVKNLEKVLHLIVENNKLLIVDETFMEFVEHEEKYSLIKYVEKYENIFILKAVTKFFGMPGLRLGYGVTSNKEIIEKIYTYKEPWTINSFADNLSNYIFKDENYIKESKEYYIKERYFLTKELSQIPSIELYDTDTNFILLRLKKNKANDIKEKLFIESNILIRDASNFIGLDESYIRIAIKSHSENEILIKELKKVLGY, encoded by the coding sequence ATGAAAGATTTAGGACATGGGGCTAATACTGAGATAATGGCAATTAAATATAATAAAAATCCAAAGGATATTTTAGATTTTAGTTCAAATATAAATCCTAAATTAATACCTAATTTAGAGAGTTATATCTTAGAAGGCCTTAAAGAATGTACTAGTTACCCAGATATAAACTATACAAGATTACGAAAAAATATATCAGATTATATAAAAGTAAAGCCAGAATTTATAATACCAGGTAATGGAGCAACCGAGATTATATATTTATTAATGAAAAGTATAAATAAAAGATTAGCAATATTTAATCCAACCTTTTCTGAATATAAGAGAAGTGCGGAATTGAATGGATTAGATATACTTCATTTAAACTTAGATAAAAATAATAACTTTGAAATAAACTTAGAAAACCTTAAATCAAATATAAATAACTTTGATAGCTTATTTGTATGTAATCCAAATAATCCAAATGGTAAGGTTAAAAACTTAGAAAAAGTACTACACCTTATTGTAGAAAATAATAAGTTATTAATAGTTGATGAAACCTTTATGGAGTTTGTTGAACATGAAGAAAAATACTCTTTAATTAAATATGTAGAAAAATATGAAAATATATTTATTTTAAAAGCTGTTACAAAATTTTTTGGAATGCCTGGTCTAAGATTGGGATATGGAGTTACAAGTAACAAAGAAATAATAGAGAAAATATATACTTATAAAGAACCTTGGACTATAAATTCATTTGCGGATAATCTATCTAACTATATTTTTAAGGATGAAAATTATATAAAAGAAAGCAAAGAGTACTATATAAAAGAAAGATATTTCTTGACTAAAGAATTAAGTCAAATACCTTCTATAGAACTTTATGACACTGATACAAACTTTATATTACTAAGATTAAAGAAAAATAAAGCCAACGATATAAAAGAAAAGCTATTTATAGAAAGTAATATACTTATAAGAGATGCATCTAATTTCATAGGATTAGATGAAAGTTATATAAGAATAGCTATTAAATCTCATAGTGAAAATGAGATTTTAATAAAAGAACTAAAGAAAGTGCTAGGATACTAA
- the hemL gene encoding glutamate-1-semialdehyde 2,1-aminomutase, translating to MKHEKSVKLYEEAVEYIPGGVNSPVRAFKSVGLSPIFVDHAHGSKIYDVDGNEYIDYICSWGPLMLGHSPKELTEGIEEVVRRGTSFGVPTEIEVEMAKIIVDAYPAIDQVRMVNSGTEATMSALRVARGYTGRNKILKFEGCYHGHSDALLVQSGSGTLTYGVPTSPGVPDDVVKHTLVAKYNDLDDLRRVFKEQGNEIAAVIVETISGNMGLVKGKQEFIELLRELCTEYGAVLIFDEVITGFRISYNSSPDYFGVNPDMVCFGKIIGAGLPVGAYGGKKEIMDVVSPVGPVYQAGTLSGNPLAMYMGKKNLEILRDNPQIYTELERKAKNLEDGIKANLKKLGLDYTVNRAGSLVCLFFTKGPVESYDDAKKCDIEKFNLYFKELLERGILVGPSQYEAMFLSNAHTDEDIENTIKANYEALKVSHNL from the coding sequence ATGAAGCATGAAAAATCAGTTAAATTATACGAAGAAGCAGTAGAATATATACCAGGTGGAGTAAATAGTCCAGTTAGAGCATTTAAATCAGTTGGACTTAGCCCAATATTTGTAGACCATGCTCATGGAAGTAAAATATATGATGTAGATGGAAATGAGTATATTGATTATATATGTTCTTGGGGTCCACTTATGTTAGGACATTCACCAAAGGAATTAACAGAAGGTATAGAAGAAGTTGTAAGAAGAGGCACTAGCTTTGGTGTTCCAACAGAAATAGAGGTTGAGATGGCAAAGATAATAGTTGATGCATATCCAGCAATAGATCAAGTTAGAATGGTTAATTCTGGAACAGAAGCAACAATGAGTGCTTTAAGGGTAGCTAGAGGATATACTGGAAGAAATAAGATACTAAAGTTTGAAGGATGCTATCATGGTCACTCAGATGCATTATTAGTTCAATCAGGCTCTGGTACTTTAACTTATGGAGTACCAACAAGTCCAGGTGTTCCTGATGATGTTGTAAAGCATACCTTAGTAGCTAAGTATAATGATTTAGATGATTTAAGAAGAGTATTTAAAGAACAAGGAAATGAAATTGCTGCAGTAATAGTAGAAACGATCTCTGGAAATATGGGATTAGTTAAAGGTAAGCAAGAGTTCATAGAACTTCTTAGAGAATTATGTACAGAATATGGTGCAGTTTTAATTTTTGATGAGGTTATAACAGGATTTAGAATAAGCTATAATAGTTCACCAGATTACTTTGGTGTAAATCCAGATATGGTATGCTTCGGTAAGATAATAGGAGCAGGTCTTCCAGTTGGCGCTTATGGTGGTAAAAAAGAAATAATGGATGTAGTTTCTCCTGTAGGTCCTGTATATCAAGCAGGTACTTTATCAGGGAATCCACTAGCAATGTATATGGGTAAAAAGAATTTAGAGATATTAAGGGATAATCCTCAAATTTACACTGAGTTAGAAAGAAAAGCTAAGAATTTAGAAGATGGTATAAAAGCTAACTTAAAAAAATTAGGCTTAGATTATACAGTAAATAGAGCTGGTTCTTTAGTATGCTTATTCTTTACAAAAGGGCCTGTAGAAAGTTATGATGATGCTAAAAAATGTGATATAGAAAAGTTCAACTTATACTTTAAAGAATTATTAGAAAGAGGAATACTTGTTGGACCAAGCCAATATGAAGCTATGTTCTTATCAAACGCTCATACAGATGAAGATATAGAAAATACTATAAAAGCTAACTATGAAGCATTAAAGGTATCACACAATTTATAG
- the cobU gene encoding bifunctional adenosylcobinamide kinase/adenosylcobinamide-phosphate guanylyltransferase — protein sequence MSKIILVTGGARSGKSSFAESLCKDRNNKTAYIATSIPFDDEMKARVKKHKNSRPSEWKTYEIYKNIYSIIQEISKEHETVILDCVTLLVNNLMFNSDINVDNANQEEINALELYIKDQVNKLLDEVKATDLYFVMVTNEIGMGVVPGNKLSRIYSDIVGRINQLIASRSDEVHFVVSGIPMKIKG from the coding sequence ATGAGTAAGATTATTCTAGTTACCGGTGGTGCAAGATCAGGAAAAAGCAGCTTTGCAGAATCACTATGCAAAGATAGAAATAATAAAACAGCTTATATAGCAACATCAATACCTTTTGATGATGAGATGAAAGCTAGAGTAAAAAAACACAAAAACAGTAGACCTTCAGAGTGGAAAACTTATGAGATTTATAAGAATATATATTCTATAATCCAAGAAATAAGCAAGGAACATGAAACTGTAATATTAGACTGTGTGACATTATTAGTTAATAATTTAATGTTCAACTCTGATATTAATGTAGATAATGCAAATCAAGAAGAAATAAATGCTTTAGAATTATACATAAAAGACCAAGTAAATAAACTATTAGATGAAGTAAAAGCAACAGATTTATATTTTGTAATGGTTACAAACGAAATTGGAATGGGAGTTGTTCCAGGAAACAAGCTTAGTAGAATCTACTCTGATATTGTAGGTAGAATAAATCAACTTATAGCCTCAAGAAGTGATGAAGTTCACTTTGTAGTAAGTGGTATACCTATGAAGATAAAGGGATAG
- a CDS encoding GHMP family kinase ATP-binding protein, translated as MKSYGRCPASCGEFVQGYISEEEYLCSYAIDLYSIATVEEKLENVILGPSKSRRAIEMVFKNFNLPIKESKNISLNINSQIPIGKGMASSTADIGATIMATLSLIGKSMTSEQISKLASKIEPTDSIFIEEANIFNPLNGEVIKYLGNVRNAKVLILEPNIILNTKKIRETPNYMEIKLKNKDLIREAFCLLEDGIKKNDLNLVGQACNISSLANENIHEKVALKEIIEISKNYGAYGVNVAHSGTVVGILLDKAMNEERLIELIRNKNLHKFYKKIYSSDIIDGGIKEGTQWNTSKILWR; from the coding sequence ATGAAGTCTTATGGAAGGTGCCCAGCATCCTGTGGAGAATTTGTACAAGGTTATATAAGCGAAGAAGAGTACTTATGTTCTTATGCAATAGACCTATACTCAATAGCTACGGTAGAAGAAAAACTAGAAAATGTAATATTAGGTCCATCAAAATCAAGAAGAGCAATAGAAATGGTTTTTAAAAATTTTAATTTACCAATTAAAGAAAGCAAAAATATTTCTTTAAATATAAATAGTCAAATACCAATAGGTAAAGGAATGGCAAGCTCTACAGCTGACATAGGAGCAACAATAATGGCTACTTTATCACTTATAGGAAAAAGCATGACTAGTGAGCAGATATCAAAGCTAGCATCTAAAATAGAACCAACTGATTCTATTTTTATAGAAGAGGCTAATATATTTAATCCTTTGAATGGGGAAGTGATAAAGTACTTAGGAAATGTTAGAAATGCTAAAGTTCTAATACTAGAGCCTAACATAATTTTAAACACTAAAAAAATAAGAGAAACTCCAAACTACATGGAAATTAAATTAAAAAATAAAGATTTAATTAGAGAAGCTTTTTGCTTATTAGAAGATGGAATTAAGAAAAATGACTTAAATCTAGTAGGTCAAGCGTGCAATATAAGTAGTTTAGCTAATGAAAATATACATGAAAAAGTAGCCTTAAAAGAAATCATAGAAATATCTAAAAACTATGGTGCTTATGGAGTAAACGTAGCCCACAGTGGAACAGTAGTAGGTATCTTACTAGATAAGGCTATGAATGAAGAAAGATTAATTGAATTAATAAGAAATAAAAATTTACATAAGTTTTATAAAAAAATATATTCATCAGACATAATTGATGGAGGAATAAAGGAGGGTACACAATGGAATACATCAAAAATCCTATGGAGATAG
- a CDS encoding histidine phosphatase family protein: MLKLILVRHAITEDNKGCKLSGHIDSILSEEGKKQIKDLNKFLQLEKIDKIYTTTSSRTKYTVEEIAQERNMEIIEKDTLKEISFGDFEGLDFNEIKDRYPDEFQKMIDEGYNYRYPNGESLVDSYNRVVKEIKDIVNNNDNKNILICSHGGTIRNILTYLISNSYNYHWNFRIDNCSVTTLEIDNGFAVINNMNNTSFLNS; this comes from the coding sequence ATGCTAAAATTAATATTAGTAAGACATGCTATTACTGAAGATAACAAAGGGTGTAAGTTATCTGGACATATAGACAGTATACTGAGTGAAGAAGGTAAAAAACAAATAAAAGATTTAAATAAATTTTTGCAATTAGAAAAAATAGATAAAATTTATACAACAACATCTTCGAGAACAAAGTATACTGTAGAAGAAATAGCACAAGAAAGAAATATGGAGATAATAGAAAAAGATACTTTAAAAGAAATCAGCTTTGGTGATTTCGAAGGATTAGACTTTAATGAAATAAAGGATAGATATCCTGATGAATTTCAGAAGATGATAGATGAAGGATATAATTATAGATATCCAAATGGTGAAAGTTTAGTAGACTCTTATAATAGAGTAGTAAAAGAAATTAAAGATATAGTTAATAACAATGATAATAAAAATATTCTTATTTGTTCTCATGGAGGAACTATAAGAAATATTTTAACTTATTTAATATCAAATTCGTATAATTACCATTGGAACTTTAGAATAGACAACTGCTCGGTTACTACTTTAGAGATAGACAATGGATTTGCTGTAATAAATAATATGAATAATACTAGCTTTTTAAATAGCTGA
- the cbiB gene encoding adenosylcobinamide-phosphate synthase CbiB, translating to MNILSIYIGYITDLIVGDPYYFPHPVRFIGNLIRYIEKKIRRVATTDKQLKIGGFVLWFFTVIPTYLITYLIIKLVSFNPYVFVFVNSFIIYTTLATKCLKDEAMKIYRVLKTGDLKQSRIQLSYIVGRDTESLSESEIIRATVETVAENTVDGIIAPMFYAFIGGAPLAMAYKAINTLDSTVGYKNEKYLYLGFACAKIDDIANYIPARISVLLIYIGSLVLGYDYKKCAKIAIRDRKNHKSPNCAYPEGAVAGSLGIQLGGTNIYFGKPVYKPTIGDKDREIESEDIIRTNRIMYATSITSMIVFTLIYVLCVR from the coding sequence ATGAATATATTATCTATTTATATTGGGTATATAACGGATTTAATAGTAGGAGATCCTTATTATTTTCCACATCCAGTAAGGTTTATAGGAAATCTTATAAGATATATAGAAAAGAAAATTAGAAGAGTTGCTACGACTGATAAGCAACTTAAGATAGGTGGTTTTGTGTTATGGTTTTTTACTGTAATACCAACTTACTTAATTACCTACTTAATAATTAAACTTGTTAGTTTTAATCCATATGTATTTGTGTTTGTAAATTCATTTATCATTTACACAACTTTAGCAACAAAATGCTTAAAGGATGAAGCTATGAAAATATATAGGGTTCTTAAAACTGGAGATTTAAAACAATCAAGAATTCAACTTTCATACATAGTTGGAAGAGATACAGAAAGCTTAAGTGAATCAGAAATAATAAGAGCTACTGTGGAAACTGTTGCAGAAAATACTGTAGATGGGATTATTGCTCCTATGTTTTATGCATTTATAGGTGGTGCACCATTAGCGATGGCATACAAGGCAATAAATACTTTAGATTCTACTGTTGGATATAAGAATGAGAAGTACCTATACTTAGGTTTTGCATGCGCAAAAATAGATGATATAGCAAACTATATACCAGCTAGAATATCAGTATTATTAATATATATAGGAAGTTTAGTATTAGGTTATGACTATAAAAAATGTGCAAAAATAGCAATAAGGGATAGAAAAAATCATAAAAGCCCTAACTGTGCATATCCAGAAGGTGCAGTAGCAGGATCGTTAGGTATTCAATTAGGTGGGACGAATATATACTTTGGTAAGCCCGTCTATAAGCCAACTATTGGAGATAAAGATAGAGAAATAGAAAGTGAAGACATAATCAGAACTAATAGGATAATGTATGCTACATCGATAACTTCAATGATAGTATTTACATTAATATATGTATTATGTGTGAGGTGA
- the cobS gene encoding adenosylcobinamide-GDP ribazoletransferase, giving the protein MKRFISILQFMTRIPININTGFDKEFHKTLTYFPLVGLVLGVLEFLIGTIALKIFDPFISSLIITLSAVILTGGLHLDGLGDTFDALYSYRDKEKMLEIMKDSRLGTNSLLAVIFLLLFKIGFIYSIINKGFLWIVMFMPILGRLGVLVLTYKTVTPRKNGLGNLFIGKCSLGMFSGATLYSLVMLGLISKFIFASTNLVLISILISVPIVFLYNVIFKNHVYKKIEGVTGDILGCSIELSELIYLIYIYIALTFVV; this is encoded by the coding sequence ATGAAAAGATTTATTTCAATACTACAATTTATGACTAGAATTCCCATAAATATAAATACTGGCTTTGATAAAGAATTTCATAAAACTTTAACTTACTTTCCTTTAGTAGGATTAGTACTTGGAGTGTTAGAATTTTTAATTGGAACAATAGCATTAAAAATATTTGACCCATTTATAAGTTCATTGATAATTACATTAAGTGCAGTAATTCTTACTGGTGGATTACACTTAGATGGTTTAGGTGATACTTTTGATGCTTTGTATAGTTATAGAGATAAAGAAAAAATGTTAGAAATAATGAAAGATTCAAGACTTGGAACTAATTCGCTTTTAGCAGTAATATTTTTATTACTATTTAAAATAGGGTTTATATACAGTATTATAAATAAAGGTTTCTTATGGATTGTAATGTTTATGCCTATTTTAGGTAGACTTGGTGTTTTAGTTTTAACTTATAAAACTGTTACTCCTAGAAAAAATGGATTAGGAAATTTATTTATAGGAAAATGTTCATTAGGAATGTTTTCAGGTGCTACACTATATTCACTAGTTATGTTAGGATTAATATCAAAATTTATATTTGCTTCAACAAATTTAGTATTAATAAGCATATTAATTTCTGTACCAATAGTTTTCTTATATAATGTTATATTTAAAAATCACGTTTATAAGAAAATAGAGGGAGTAACTGGGGATATATTAGGTTGTAGTATAGAATTATCGGAGCTTATATATTTAATATACATATATATAGCGTTAACCTTTGTAGTTTAG
- the cobT gene encoding nicotinate-nucleotide--dimethylbenzimidazole phosphoribosyltransferase, with amino-acid sequence MSILESTSMLEETLKNIAPLDEESIKAARHRLDRQAKPQGSLGKMEDICVQLAGIYRSKFYDTSKKVIIAFGADHGVYEEGVAPDPQEITKLQFPNFANGKCGVGTIAKFVGADVVAVDVGINTDEKMEGVLDYKIRKCTSNMAKGPAMSREEAIRCLEIGIEMAQKSIEEGYTVVGIGEMGICNTTPSTAIISVIGECDPQEITGIGAGLKKERLKHKADVIRNSIKLNQPNPKDGIDILAKVGGFEIGAMAGVILGCSANKTPVVIDGFISYAAALLAYVINPITRDYMIGSHLSAEPGTQKALEIIKLSPVLNMDMRLGEGSGAALAFNIIEACNFTYKNMVTYDEIDMLGR; translated from the coding sequence ATGAGTATATTGGAAAGTACATCAATGCTAGAGGAAACCTTAAAAAATATAGCACCGCTAGATGAGGAATCTATAAAAGCAGCGAGACATAGACTAGATAGACAAGCAAAGCCTCAAGGGAGCTTAGGTAAAATGGAAGACATATGTGTACAGCTTGCGGGAATTTATAGAAGCAAATTCTATGATACATCAAAAAAAGTCATCATAGCTTTTGGCGCAGATCATGGTGTTTATGAAGAAGGTGTAGCTCCAGATCCACAAGAGATAACGAAACTTCAGTTTCCTAACTTTGCTAATGGAAAATGTGGTGTAGGAACTATAGCAAAGTTTGTTGGTGCTGATGTAGTTGCAGTTGATGTTGGTATAAATACAGATGAAAAAATGGAGGGTGTACTGGATTATAAAATAAGAAAGTGTACTTCGAATATGGCAAAAGGACCGGCTATGAGTAGAGAAGAGGCGATAAGATGCTTAGAAATAGGTATAGAGATGGCCCAAAAATCCATAGAAGAAGGATATACTGTTGTAGGTATTGGAGAAATGGGAATTTGTAATACTACACCAAGTACAGCAATAATATCTGTAATAGGTGAATGTGACCCTCAAGAAATAACTGGAATAGGTGCTGGATTGAAAAAAGAAAGATTAAAGCATAAAGCAGATGTAATAAGAAATTCGATAAAATTAAATCAGCCAAATCCTAAAGATGGTATAGATATACTAGCTAAAGTAGGTGGATTTGAAATAGGTGCGATGGCAGGAGTAATCTTAGGGTGTAGTGCGAATAAAACTCCAGTAGTTATAGATGGATTCATATCTTATGCAGCGGCATTACTTGCATATGTAATAAATCCAATTACTAGAGATTATATGATAGGTTCACATCTATCAGCAGAGCCAGGAACTCAAAAAGCTTTAGAAATAATCAAATTAAGCCCAGTTTTAAATATGGATATGAGATTAGGTGAAGGAAGCGGAGCAGCACTTGCATTTAATATAATAGAAGCTTGCAATTTTACATATAAAAATATGGTTACATATGATGAAATTGATATGTTAGGAAGATAA
- a CDS encoding cobyrinate a,c-diamide synthase, protein MKKILIAGTNSGVGKTTISLGIMQALTKRNMKVQPYKVGPDYIDPSYHTFITGRHSRNLDSYMLDDEKIKYIVNEASKDADISVVEGVMGLYDGLGIDLDSCTSSYASKLLKTPIILVINAKAMAASAAAMVLGYKMLDENVNIGGVIVNNVKSKGHYEILKEAIETYAKVEVLGYFPPNKEFSLESRHLGLIPSVEIDSLKLKFNNLAEEIEKYINVDRIIEISQSEEIESSFSLDSFIEKNKIENKSIAIAYDKAFNFYYRENIELLEKLGLEIKYFSPMEDKEVPEADYIYIGGGFPEIFCKELDNNQSMRESIIKAHERNIPIYAECGGLMYLGENMLDKDENNYKMVGIFEGTSKMTASLKRFGYCFGEAKEDTILAKKGQIIKGHEFHHSIFESSEPCAYIMRKEKDNKIIDEWEGGYSKKNTLATYLHTHFYNNLDCIENFLNRGSK, encoded by the coding sequence ATGAAAAAAATTTTAATTGCGGGAACTAACAGTGGAGTTGGAAAAACAACAATTTCCCTGGGAATAATGCAAGCACTTACAAAAAGAAACATGAAAGTTCAACCATACAAGGTAGGTCCTGATTATATTGATCCATCTTATCATACATTTATAACAGGAAGGCACTCTAGAAACCTAGATTCATATATGTTAGATGATGAAAAAATCAAATATATAGTAAATGAAGCATCAAAAGATGCCGATATATCAGTAGTTGAAGGTGTTATGGGTTTATATGATGGATTAGGAATAGATTTAGATAGTTGTACAAGCTCTTATGCTTCGAAGCTTTTAAAAACACCTATAATTTTAGTTATAAATGCAAAAGCAATGGCAGCATCGGCAGCTGCTATGGTACTTGGATATAAAATGCTAGATGAAAATGTCAATATAGGTGGAGTTATAGTAAATAATGTTAAATCTAAAGGGCATTATGAAATACTTAAAGAAGCTATAGAAACTTATGCTAAGGTTGAAGTTTTAGGGTATTTTCCACCAAATAAAGAGTTCTCATTAGAATCAAGACATCTAGGACTTATACCTAGTGTAGAAATAGATTCACTAAAGCTTAAGTTTAATAATTTAGCTGAGGAAATTGAAAAGTACATAAATGTAGATAGAATAATAGAAATATCACAAAGTGAAGAAATAGAAAGTAGCTTTAGTTTAGATAGCTTTATAGAAAAAAATAAAATAGAAAATAAATCCATAGCAATAGCTTATGATAAAGCATTTAACTTCTATTATAGAGAAAATATAGAGCTACTAGAAAAATTAGGTTTAGAAATTAAGTACTTTAGTCCTATGGAAGATAAAGAAGTTCCAGAAGCTGATTATATATATATCGGTGGAGGATTCCCAGAAATATTTTGTAAAGAGTTAGATAATAACCAATCTATGAGAGAATCTATAATAAAAGCTCATGAAAGAAATATTCCTATATACGCAGAATGCGGAGGACTTATGTATCTAGGCGAAAACATGCTAGATAAAGATGAAAATAACTATAAAATGGTAGGAATATTTGAAGGGACTAGTAAGATGACGGCATCTTTAAAGAGATTTGGTTATTGCTTTGGTGAAGCAAAGGAAGATACAATTTTAGCTAAAAAAGGACAAATTATAAAAGGACATGAGTTCCATCATTCGATATTTGAAAGTAGCGAACCTTGTGCTTATATAATGAGAAAAGAAAAAGATAATAAGATTATTGATGAATGGGAAGGCGGATATAGCAAAAAAAACACACTAGCTACATATCTTCACACACATTTTTACAATAATTTAGATTGTATAGAAAACTTTTTAAATAGAGGTAGTAAGTAA
- a CDS encoding cobyric acid synthase, with protein MGKKIMLQGTASNVGKSTIVTGLCRIFKQDGYTVVPFKSQNMALNSFITKEGLEMGRAQVSQAEASGIEPIADMNPILLKPSGNHKSQVIVRGKVVGNMSSTEYHDYKLELMDVLKDTFDELNNKYDITVMEGAGSCAEINLKERDISNMGMAHIADAPVIIVGDIDRGGVFASLAGTMLLLNDEERKRVKGVIINKFRGRRELLGDGVKMLEDIIKVPVLGVVPYNDIKIEDEDSVTTRFKKSVGIRDVHIEIVRTPHMSNFTDFHIFETQEDVSVRYVDYKESLGNPDIVIIPGSKSTIDDLKFIRENGLEEQIKALHKKGKLIIGICGGYQMLGKKLKDPYHVEGEIEEYDGIGLLDTETIFEREKTTTQVEATICEGLNGYLKNLGGKKVSGYEIHMGVTNRSNEISDLDNIYKKLGEVVNYTEGSVNSEGNVFGTYLHGIFDEIDFTRSLLNNIREMKNLEKIESKVSSYKEFKEKEYDKLADFLREHLDIDKIYEIMNE; from the coding sequence GTGGGCAAAAAAATAATGTTACAAGGAACTGCATCAAATGTAGGTAAAAGTACAATAGTAACGGGTTTATGTAGGATATTTAAACAAGATGGTTATACGGTTGTTCCTTTTAAGTCTCAAAATATGGCTTTGAATTCTTTTATAACAAAAGAAGGCCTAGAAATGGGTCGAGCTCAGGTTTCTCAAGCAGAAGCTTCAGGAATAGAGCCAATAGCTGACATGAATCCAATACTATTAAAGCCATCTGGAAACCATAAAAGCCAAGTTATTGTAAGAGGAAAAGTTGTAGGAAATATGTCATCAACGGAGTATCATGACTATAAACTAGAACTGATGGATGTACTAAAAGATACTTTTGATGAACTTAATAATAAATACGATATAACAGTTATGGAAGGTGCAGGTAGCTGTGCCGAAATTAACTTGAAAGAAAGAGATATTTCCAATATGGGGATGGCACACATTGCCGATGCTCCTGTAATAATAGTCGGAGATATAGACAGAGGTGGAGTATTTGCATCTCTTGCAGGAACTATGCTTTTACTAAATGATGAGGAAAGAAAAAGAGTAAAAGGTGTAATCATAAATAAATTTAGAGGGCGAAGAGAACTTTTAGGAGATGGAGTTAAAATGTTAGAAGATATTATAAAAGTTCCAGTCTTAGGAGTAGTTCCTTATAATGATATAAAAATAGAAGATGAAGATAGCGTAACTACAAGGTTTAAAAAATCTGTAGGAATAAGAGATGTTCATATTGAGATAGTAAGAACACCTCATATGTCTAACTTTACAGATTTTCATATATTTGAAACTCAAGAAGATGTAAGTGTTAGATATGTTGATTACAAAGAATCTTTAGGGAACCCAGATATAGTAATAATACCTGGAAGTAAGAGTACAATAGACGACTTAAAGTTCATTAGAGAAAATGGTTTAGAAGAGCAAATAAAAGCTTTACATAAAAAAGGAAAACTAATAATTGGTATTTGTGGAGGATACCAAATGCTAGGTAAAAAATTAAAAGATCCTTATCATGTAGAAGGTGAAATAGAAGAATATGATGGAATTGGTCTTTTAGATACGGAAACTATATTTGAAAGAGAAAAAACAACAACACAAGTAGAAGCAACTATTTGTGAAGGATTAAATGGATATCTAAAAAACTTAGGAGGTAAAAAAGTTAGTGGATATGAAATACACATGGGCGTTACTAATAGAAGTAATGAGATAAGTGATTTAGATAATATATATAAAAAGTTAGGCGAAGTTGTAAATTACACTGAAGGTAGTGTAAATTCAGAAGGAAATGTATTTGGAACATACTTACATGGAATTTTTGACGAGATAGATTTTACTAGAAGCTTACTTAATAATATTAGAGAAATGAAAAACTTAGAGAAAATTGAAAGTAAGGTAAGTTCATATAAAGAATTTAAGGAAAAAGAATATGATAAGTTAGCTGATTTCTTAAGAGAACATTTAGATATAGACAAAATATACGAAATAATGAATGAGTAG